The Penaeus vannamei isolate JL-2024 unplaced genomic scaffold, ASM4276789v1 unanchor590, whole genome shotgun sequence genomic interval aaagaaagaaagaaagaaagaaagaaagaaagagagagagagagagagagagagagagagagagagagagagagagagcgagagagaaagagagagagagagagagagagagagagagtgagatagagagagagagaaaaaaaaaagaaagagagagagagagagagagagaaagagaaagagagaggaaaagagagagagagagcgagagatagaaagaaggagagagaaagagaatgagaatgaacaaaataggagtgggagagagagagagagagagagaaagagagagaaagaaagaaaaaagaatgagagaaaattatatatatatattatatattggttTCGTGTTTTTTGCATATCTACTGTATTCTTCAGCGTCATCATAGAACCCGTCGCTACTGATACTAAGGATGCAGTTATTTGTTAAACTAGCTATGCATACAGCAGGCTATTCCATACTCCAATCTGCGCAAGAAACTAAGACATGAAGAGTGCTGTCAAGGGAGTGGAAATTAAGGCCACAAAAATTGGATATTATAAACCCTCTTGAACAAAAAATCGAAGGGAAAAGGCAGTTCGATTgtactttaataaaaaaaagaaaaaaagaaaaggaattaaagaTGTTCGCCATAAATTTGTGTTTCCTGTCATTTCGCTTCTTTGCTTTGTTCAGCTTAAAAATTCCTGATAAACCTTGACTTTTCCCATTTAAATCTTATATATTTACTTCTTATCtactgttttttttaaatctttatttatgtttttattttatcactTGAAATCTCAGGCAAACCATATATTtacgttttatcattttttatatctttgtttatatatttttttatttcatcactTAAAATCTTAGACaaccatatatttacattttatccacttttttacctttatctaatttttctttattctatcgcTTATAATCTTAGGCAACCCAcactcttttatctttatttatttttcattatatccaTTAAAATCTCAGGCAAACCAGACACAtgctatttttctttgtttactttagaCAGACCAGGAAGGTGCCGTGATGTCGGGGGGAGCGGCATCTGTGTCATAGCCGCCGCCAACTGTCGAGGGGACTATGACTGCGAATACGGCTACAAGTGCTGTCCCGTTGGCTGTGGAAGGGAGTGCATGCCAATTGCTGAATAGGAGAGTTCTGGGTCTGACTGTGCTGTGGTTTTCATTGCATGTATAGTTGTCATTagtcatatacataatatatgtgacAAATTAGCACACATAAATATGCTAAATTGCATGTACACTTTTATAACTTGGTAAAGTGTGCACCATGGCATGTCCAAAAGAGATGGTCAATAGAGTTTCATAAAGGGGGGTATTCCTGTGGttgtgtattatgtataattAAGCAGTAcagtgtaatgattatgataatagtaatgatttagaTAAAGGGGATAATTTATATGTACTGAATCTTGCTGTAATATAATTTGTTGGATGAAAAAGTACGTTTGTATTCTATGTGATAAGCAGTATACTTTTGAAAGCAGGATAACATTAGTAGAGCAATTTGTGATAGTATCAATATCAAAGTTACATCTGCAATCACATTCATATTTGTAGTGAAATGTATTTAAATTTAATCCAAACCATTATCCATATTTTCACCTAGGAGAATACACACTTTCATgttgatgacgtcatcatcacGAATCTCGGTGGTGACTTTGGCTCTTCAGGAAAAGGTTATTCATTTGTGCTGATTCTTTGGGATTAAAAATAGCGTGGCTTCAGACCTTTTATTAACCTTGTTTCGGTGCTGTGAccatgtctttcttttatttatttatttaggaagGTTGAAGTGTttgtcatttttccccttttttcatatCTGAAGAATaatttgcaacaacaacaaaaggcttTCACTAATATCGTAGAGTTCATTTGCAACTCCACCCAAAATGAAGGCTGGAAGAAAAGTCCATCCTGGGTGATCTGCACttacgtaggagagagagagtgagagtatgtgtgtgtgagagagagagagagagagagaaagagagcattcAAATCACTTCCAGTGTCAGTCATTCAAGTATTTCGTTCACACATCTAATCTGCAAATTTCTAATATGGTAACATACGAACCgtactcatgttgacaaatgtaaaaaggtatgaatgaaaatgaatatcttcacaatacaagagatgtatccaTTAAACTCTTCTCCGACAATAAATGGCAGGTGATGCGCCATAACATTCACACATTGTGTAAAGTGACTGCTGAGTAGAGATTTTTTTAGGATGACTTGTAGCGCGGGGTCTGCACTCCTGACAGCGGAAGGGTTTCTCGAAGGCGTCAGATTATGAAATACGAACAGGTCGCTGCACGGTGGATGTCCGCTGACCATGATGCTCCCTGAAATCTCGTGGGTTGAAACAGAGCGCGGGGTCTCCTGTGCTATATGGTGGTTCTACATAGCCTTTGACTTCTAGCATATTTGTTTTAGGCATTAACCATT includes:
- the LOC113808543 gene encoding WAP four-disulfide core domain protein 5 is translated as MVSLKEVLIVSVLVGAVVVSPADAGPMAFDRPGRCRDVGGSGICVIAAANCRGDYDCEYGYKCCPVGCGRECMPIAE